One Serpentinicella alkaliphila DNA segment encodes these proteins:
- the dnaK gene encoding molecular chaperone DnaK — MSKVIGIDLGTTNSCVAVLEGGDPIVIPNSEGNRTTPSVVAFGKDGERIVGEPAKRQAVTNPDRTIISIKRHMGTNHKVNIDGKEYTPQDISAMILQKLKADAEAYLGEKVTDAVITVPAYFTDSQRQATKDAGKIAGLNVQRIINEPTAASLAYGLDKGDTQQKILVYDLGGGTFDVSILELGDGVFEVLATNGDNNLGGDDFDEAIINYLAEQFKKQEGIDLRQDNMALQRLKEAAEKAKKELSSTMTTNINLPFITATNTGPKHMNIDLSRAKFDELTAHLVERTIGPLKNAMRDAKLSAGDIDKVILVGGSTRIPAVQDAVKKITNKDPHKGINPDECVAVGASIQAGVLTGEVKDVLLLDVTPLSLGIETLGGVFTRLIERNTTIPTKKSQVFSTAADNQSAVDIHVLQGERQMAADNITMGRFQLTGIPLAPRGVPQIEVAFDIDANGIVNVSAKDLGTGKEQKITITASTNLSDAEIEAKIKEAEKFAEEDKQRKEKIETLNQADSLIYQTEKTLKEAEGKIAKQDEEKVKAEVEKLKKAVETDNVDEIKKAIEDLTNAFHAISQQMYQQASEAQNAGDAGQQNRDENVVDAEYEEVNDDDTK, encoded by the coding sequence ATGAGTAAAGTAATTGGAATAGATTTAGGAACAACAAACTCATGTGTTGCTGTGTTAGAGGGTGGGGATCCAATTGTTATCCCAAATTCAGAAGGAAATAGAACGACACCTTCAGTAGTTGCTTTTGGAAAAGATGGTGAAAGAATCGTAGGGGAGCCTGCAAAAAGACAAGCAGTTACAAACCCTGATAGAACAATAATATCTATTAAAAGACATATGGGAACCAACCATAAAGTAAATATTGATGGTAAAGAATATACACCTCAAGATATATCTGCTATGATACTTCAAAAATTAAAAGCAGATGCTGAGGCTTACTTAGGAGAAAAAGTAACAGATGCAGTAATTACAGTTCCAGCGTATTTTACAGATAGCCAAAGACAGGCAACTAAAGATGCGGGAAAAATTGCAGGGCTTAATGTTCAAAGGATTATTAATGAGCCAACTGCTGCTTCTTTAGCCTATGGATTAGATAAGGGAGATACTCAACAAAAAATATTAGTATATGACTTAGGTGGAGGAACTTTTGACGTTTCTATACTAGAGCTAGGGGATGGAGTATTCGAAGTTTTAGCTACTAATGGAGATAATAATCTAGGTGGAGACGATTTCGATGAGGCTATTATTAACTACTTAGCAGAGCAGTTTAAAAAGCAAGAGGGAATTGATTTAAGACAAGATAATATGGCACTTCAAAGATTAAAGGAAGCTGCTGAAAAGGCTAAAAAAGAGCTTTCGAGCACAATGACAACTAACATTAACTTACCATTTATTACAGCTACAAATACAGGTCCAAAACATATGAACATTGATTTATCAAGAGCTAAATTTGATGAGTTAACTGCTCACTTAGTTGAAAGAACAATTGGACCATTAAAAAATGCTATGAGAGATGCTAAATTATCAGCAGGGGATATTGATAAAGTTATTTTAGTTGGAGGTTCAACTAGAATTCCTGCAGTGCAAGATGCAGTAAAGAAAATAACTAATAAAGACCCGCATAAAGGTATTAATCCTGATGAGTGTGTTGCTGTTGGAGCATCAATTCAGGCAGGGGTATTAACTGGAGAAGTTAAGGACGTATTATTATTAGACGTAACTCCTCTGTCCCTAGGAATTGAAACTCTAGGTGGAGTATTTACGAGACTAATCGAAAGAAATACTACTATACCAACTAAGAAAAGCCAAGTATTCTCAACAGCTGCAGATAATCAATCAGCAGTGGATATTCACGTTCTTCAAGGTGAGAGACAAATGGCTGCAGATAATATAACTATGGGAAGATTCCAATTAACAGGAATACCATTAGCTCCAAGAGGAGTACCTCAAATAGAAGTAGCCTTTGATATTGATGCAAATGGTATCGTTAATGTGTCTGCTAAAGATTTAGGAACAGGTAAGGAACAAAAAATAACTATTACTGCTTCAACTAATCTATCTGATGCTGAAATTGAGGCTAAAATCAAAGAAGCAGAAAAATTTGCTGAGGAAGATAAGCAACGTAAAGAAAAAATTGAAACATTAAATCAAGCTGACTCTTTAATATATCAAACTGAAAAAACTTTAAAAGAAGCAGAAGGTAAAATTGCTAAGCAAGATGAAGAAAAAGTAAAAGCTGAAGTTGAGAAATTAAAGAAAGCAGTTGAAACAGATAATGTAGATGAAATAAAGAAAGCAATTGAAGACTTAACAAACGCATTCCATGCTATTTCACAGCAAATGTATCAACAGGCATCAGAGGCTCAAAATGCTGGAGATGCAGGACAACAAAATAGAGATGAGAATGTTGTAGATGCAGAGTATGAAGAAGTTAATGATGATGACACAAAATAA
- the hrcA gene encoding heat-inducible transcriptional repressor HrcA has protein sequence MKLNDRKLTILQAIIHDYIQTAEPVGSRTLSKKYELGISPATIRNEMSDLEELGFLKQPHTSAGRIPSDKAYRLYVDDLMEIKRIAEYHRQQMKVDLLKKFGEVEQLLQYSSKIISQLTNYTSVVLAPHIKENKIKHVQLVPIDSEKVLAVMVTDTGIVKNPILKLSEKVNNNTLERISNIINAKIQGKTIKEIENDIVLNIKTEMGEFESLVQSIFPDIFSGLESGDEFELFMSGATNIFNFPEYNDLIKAKAFLKLLEEKQTLSSLITGSSDSGLTISIGSENSCEEAKECSLVTATYKLDGSTVGWLSVIGPTRMDYSNVAGVMLQVSQYINDLLRKRYK, from the coding sequence ATGAAACTAAATGATAGGAAGCTAACTATATTACAAGCTATTATTCATGATTACATCCAAACGGCAGAGCCTGTGGGTTCAAGGACATTATCTAAAAAGTATGAACTTGGAATAAGTCCAGCCACCATAAGAAATGAAATGTCTGACCTAGAAGAGCTTGGTTTTTTAAAGCAACCTCATACCTCTGCAGGGAGGATACCTTCAGATAAGGCCTATCGATTGTATGTGGATGATTTAATGGAGATTAAAAGAATAGCAGAGTACCATAGGCAACAAATGAAAGTGGATTTATTGAAGAAGTTTGGTGAGGTAGAACAATTACTACAGTATAGCTCAAAGATAATTTCTCAACTTACTAATTATACTTCTGTTGTTTTGGCACCTCATATTAAGGAAAATAAAATTAAACATGTGCAGCTTGTCCCAATAGATAGTGAAAAGGTTCTTGCAGTAATGGTTACAGATACAGGAATTGTGAAAAATCCAATTTTAAAGCTGAGTGAAAAGGTAAATAATAATACATTAGAACGAATATCAAATATTATAAATGCAAAGATACAGGGCAAGACTATAAAAGAGATAGAAAACGATATAGTTCTAAACATAAAAACAGAGATGGGCGAATTCGAAAGCTTAGTTCAATCTATTTTCCCTGATATATTCAGTGGTTTAGAATCTGGGGATGAATTTGAATTGTTTATGAGTGGAGCAACAAATATCTTTAATTTTCCTGAATACAATGACTTAATAAAAGCAAAAGCCTTTTTGAAGTTGTTAGAGGAAAAACAAACACTGTCAAGCTTAATAACTGGTTCTAGTGATTCGGGATTAACGATTTCTATTGGAAGTGAAAATAGCTGTGAAGAGGCGAAGGAATGTAGTTTAGTTACAGCCACATATAAATTAGATGGTAGTACTGTCGGATGGTTAAGTGTTATTGGCCCAACTAGAATGGATTATTCAAATGTTGCAGGAGTAATGCTTCAAGTTAGTCAGTATATAAATGATTTATTAAGAAAAAGATATAAATAG
- the hemW gene encoding radical SAM family heme chaperone HemW, whose translation MEPVSIYIHIPFCKQKCFYCDFNSYSGKEPLMDTYVDMLIKEIELYRHKLSKYMVKTIFIGGGTPSLLNNECITKIIDALKKNCNIEMNAEISIEVNPGTVNKEKLELYYDLGINRLSIGLQSCYNETLKLIGRIHSYEDYLRNVREAREVGFTNINTDLIFALPGQTVDQWIHCLSELIKLKIPHISTYSLIIEEETPFYTWVEEKKIAQQDEDTDLKMYEEGIRFLRNSGYKHYEISNFALPDYECRHNINYWLNGEYIGFGAGAHSNVNKVRYSNINDITGYMLSLKDNRLPIMEEIKTTLNDEISETMFLGLRLLEGIDISDFKRRFGKTPQDIYGDILLELKEKKLIAYDNEVIKLTESGLVLSNIVFQQLLLD comes from the coding sequence TTGGAACCTGTAAGTATATATATTCATATACCTTTTTGTAAGCAGAAGTGCTTTTATTGTGATTTTAATTCATATAGCGGTAAAGAGCCATTGATGGACACTTATGTAGATATGTTAATTAAAGAAATAGAGTTATATAGGCATAAGCTTTCTAAATATATGGTAAAGACCATTTTCATCGGTGGAGGAACTCCGTCCTTATTAAATAATGAATGTATTACAAAAATAATAGATGCTTTAAAGAAAAACTGCAATATAGAAATGAATGCTGAAATTTCTATAGAGGTTAATCCTGGCACTGTTAATAAGGAGAAGTTAGAGCTATATTATGATTTAGGCATTAATAGATTAAGTATTGGTCTACAGTCCTGTTACAATGAGACCTTAAAGCTTATTGGTAGAATTCATAGCTATGAGGACTATTTGAGAAATGTTAGAGAGGCTAGGGAAGTTGGTTTTACAAATATTAACACAGATTTAATCTTTGCTTTGCCTGGCCAAACTGTTGATCAGTGGATACACTGTTTATCTGAGCTAATAAAACTAAAAATACCACATATATCTACTTACAGCCTTATAATCGAAGAGGAAACTCCTTTTTATACTTGGGTAGAAGAAAAAAAGATTGCACAGCAGGATGAAGATACAGATTTAAAGATGTATGAGGAGGGTATTAGATTTTTAAGAAATAGTGGATATAAACATTATGAAATATCTAATTTTGCACTTCCAGATTATGAATGTCGGCATAATATAAATTATTGGTTAAATGGTGAATATATTGGGTTTGGAGCAGGAGCCCACTCTAATGTAAATAAGGTAAGGTATAGTAATATCAATGATATCACTGGATATATGTTGTCTTTAAAAGATAACAGACTTCCGATAATGGAAGAGATTAAAACTACATTAAATGATGAAATAAGTGAAACTATGTTTTTAGGACTTAGACTTCTTGAAGGTATAGATATATCAGATTTTAAGAGGAGATTTGGTAAGACTCCACAGGATATATATGGAGATATATTATTAGAATTAAAAGAGAAAAAACTAATAGCATATGACAATGAAGTTATTAAATTGACTGAATCAGGGCTGGTTTTATCTAACATTGTTTTCCAACAATTATTATTGGATTAA
- the rpsU gene encoding 30S ribosomal protein S21: MSEIKIRENESLDNALRRFKRQCAKSGVLSEVRKREHYEKPSVKRKKKAEAARRKNTKKF, from the coding sequence ATGTCAGAGATTAAGATTAGAGAAAATGAATCTTTAGATAATGCTTTGCGAAGATTTAAGCGTCAATGTGCGAAGTCAGGCGTTCTTTCTGAAGTGAGAAAAAGAGAGCATTATGAAAAGCCAAGTGTAAAGCGTAAGAAAAAAGCTGAGGCTGCGCGCAGAAAGAACACTAAAAAGTTCTAA
- the dnaJ gene encoding molecular chaperone DnaJ, translated as MVSKRDYYEVLGVDKGSSPEDIKRAYRKLAMKYHPDKNPGDASAEAKFKEVSEAYEVLSSPDKKQRYDQFGHAGMNGQGGFEGFGGGAGFEDIFGDIFDMFGGGGFGRRNRGPQKGADVKYETTITFEEAAFGTETTIQFHKDETCDTCDGTGAKPGTSVKTCTDCNGSGEVRFVQRTPLGQIVNVRPCTKCHGSGKQVEVPCSTCRGKGVERKLKKVKVKIPAGVDNGSVISLRGEGEPGLKGGPHGDLYVVIRVMDHNLFEREGYNVYCEIPITFAQAALGDELEVPTLEGKVKYKIPEGTQSGTVFRLRGRGIVHPKGHGKGDQFVKVVVEVPKKLSERQKDIIRQFAAESGEDVHEQRKSFFEKVKEALK; from the coding sequence ATAGTGAGTAAGAGAGACTATTATGAGGTGCTTGGTGTTGATAAAGGCTCAAGTCCAGAAGATATAAAAAGGGCATATAGAAAACTAGCTATGAAGTATCATCCTGATAAAAATCCAGGTGATGCATCCGCAGAGGCTAAATTTAAAGAAGTAAGCGAAGCTTATGAGGTATTAAGCTCTCCAGATAAAAAACAAAGATATGACCAATTTGGCCATGCAGGGATGAATGGACAGGGTGGTTTTGAGGGCTTTGGTGGCGGAGCAGGTTTTGAAGATATTTTTGGTGATATATTTGATATGTTTGGTGGCGGCGGTTTTGGCAGAAGAAATCGTGGTCCACAAAAAGGTGCAGATGTTAAGTATGAAACTACAATAACCTTTGAAGAAGCAGCCTTTGGTACAGAAACAACTATACAGTTCCATAAGGATGAAACCTGTGATACTTGTGATGGAACTGGGGCTAAGCCTGGTACATCAGTCAAAACTTGTACTGACTGTAATGGTTCCGGAGAAGTAAGATTTGTTCAAAGGACCCCCCTAGGTCAAATTGTAAATGTAAGACCTTGTACGAAATGTCACGGATCAGGTAAGCAAGTTGAAGTACCATGTTCTACATGTAGAGGTAAAGGGGTAGAAAGAAAGCTGAAAAAAGTAAAGGTAAAAATCCCTGCAGGTGTAGATAATGGTTCTGTTATATCCTTGAGAGGTGAGGGTGAGCCTGGTCTAAAGGGTGGTCCTCACGGGGACTTATATGTAGTTATACGTGTAATGGACCATAATCTTTTTGAAAGAGAAGGATATAACGTATATTGTGAAATACCGATTACTTTTGCACAGGCTGCATTAGGTGATGAATTAGAAGTACCTACGCTGGAAGGCAAAGTAAAATATAAAATACCTGAGGGTACACAGTCTGGCACAGTATTTAGACTAAGGGGTAGAGGTATTGTCCATCCAAAAGGACATGGTAAGGGAGATCAGTTTGTTAAAGTAGTTGTTGAGGTACCTAAAAAGTTATCTGAAAGACAAAAAGATATTATTAGACAATTTGCTGCTGAAAGCGGTGAAGATGTACATGAGCAAAGAAAATCTTTCTTTGAAAAAGTGAAAGAGGCTTTGAAATAG
- the mtaB gene encoding tRNA (N(6)-L-threonylcarbamoyladenosine(37)-C(2))-methylthiotransferase MtaB, with protein sequence MKKVAFHTLGCKVNQYETQAMSERFISNGYDIVDDTEAADVYVINTCTVTNVGDKKSRQFIRKVKRINPDAIIAVVGCYSQTAPEEVAKIEGVNIIIGTNDRNKIVDLVEECTVDDRINIVEDIMQVREFEEMSIQEIKDKTRAFLKIQEGCNQYCSYCIIPYARGNIRSRKKSEIINEIEKLVENGFKEIVLTGIHVASYGRDLKDDNTLINVLKEVNDIEGLERIRLSSLEPTLFTEYFLKELSKLNKVCDHFHLSLQSGSDTVLKRMNRKYTTDQYRNIVKIIRSVYPDVSLTTDIIVGFPGETDEEFNETYDFVKEMNFSMIHVFKFSPRKGTPAAEYADQIDGVTKHKRSVRLIKLGDEMQLEYMNKFFGKTLDVLFESSSKELEGYIEGTTNNYIKVLCSANENIEGRILKVELTEVKDSFMIGKIV encoded by the coding sequence GTGAAAAAAGTTGCTTTTCATACATTAGGTTGTAAAGTTAATCAATACGAAACACAGGCAATGAGTGAAAGATTTATAAGTAATGGTTATGATATTGTGGACGATACGGAAGCAGCTGATGTCTACGTTATTAATACTTGTACCGTAACTAACGTTGGTGACAAGAAATCAAGGCAGTTCATTAGAAAGGTCAAAAGGATTAATCCCGATGCTATCATTGCTGTAGTAGGATGCTATTCTCAGACAGCCCCTGAGGAAGTTGCGAAAATAGAAGGAGTTAATATTATAATTGGGACTAACGATAGAAACAAAATTGTGGATTTAGTAGAAGAATGTACGGTAGACGATAGGATTAATATAGTTGAAGATATTATGCAGGTACGAGAGTTCGAAGAAATGTCAATTCAAGAAATAAAGGACAAGACTAGGGCCTTTCTAAAGATTCAAGAGGGCTGTAATCAATATTGTTCTTATTGTATTATTCCTTATGCTAGGGGTAATATTAGAAGCAGAAAAAAATCGGAAATCATTAATGAAATAGAAAAGTTAGTTGAGAATGGTTTTAAAGAGATTGTATTAACTGGAATACATGTTGCATCCTATGGAAGGGATTTAAAGGATGATAACACATTAATAAATGTTTTAAAAGAGGTAAATGATATAGAGGGTCTTGAAAGAATAAGATTAAGTTCCTTAGAGCCAACCTTATTCACTGAATATTTTCTTAAAGAGCTCAGTAAATTAAATAAAGTTTGTGATCACTTTCACCTATCCTTACAAAGTGGTAGTGATACTGTTCTAAAAAGAATGAATAGAAAGTATACTACAGACCAATATAGGAATATTGTTAAAATTATTAGAAGTGTGTATCCAGATGTATCACTAACAACGGATATTATTGTTGGTTTTCCTGGTGAAACAGATGAGGAGTTTAATGAGACATATGATTTTGTAAAAGAAATGAACTTTAGTATGATTCATGTGTTTAAATTTTCACCTAGAAAGGGAACTCCTGCTGCAGAATATGCTGATCAAATAGATGGAGTAACAAAGCATAAAAGAAGTGTTAGGCTAATAAAGCTTGGGGACGAAATGCAATTAGAATATATGAATAAATTTTTTGGTAAAACCTTAGATGTACTATTTGAAAGTTCTTCTAAGGAATTAGAAGGTTATATAGAGGGAACTACGAATAATTATATAAAGGTTCTATGTTCAGCTAATGAAAATATTGAGGGTAGAATATTAAAGGTTGAATTAACTGAAGTAAAAGATTCTTTTATGATTGGAAAAATCGTATAG
- a CDS encoding histidine triad nucleotide-binding protein has protein sequence MSDCLFCKIVNKEIPATIVYEDNYVVAFNDISPQAPKHVLVIPKKHIASFDHLTEEDNKEIIPYVFTAINKIAKDLDISEEGYRVVNNCGKMGGQTVGHIHFHLLGGRQLMWPPG, from the coding sequence ATGTCTGATTGTTTATTTTGTAAAATCGTTAATAAAGAGATTCCTGCTACAATTGTATATGAAGATAATTATGTTGTAGCATTTAATGATATAAGTCCTCAGGCCCCTAAACATGTTTTAGTTATTCCTAAAAAGCATATTGCTTCCTTTGATCATTTAACAGAGGAAGATAACAAGGAAATAATACCTTATGTGTTTACTGCAATAAATAAAATTGCGAAGGATTTGGATATTTCTGAAGAGGGCTATAGGGTTGTTAACAACTGTGGCAAAATGGGTGGACAAACTGTTGGCCATATACATTTTCACTTATTAGGCGGAAGGCAATTAATGTGGCCACCAGGCTAA
- a CDS encoding GatB/YqeY domain-containing protein, translating into MSLKERLTNELKEAMKNKDTVGKNVITMIRSDIKQMEVDKRIEASDEDIIEIISRQLKQRRDAKEEFQNGNRQDLVEQCESEIEVLLKYLPKQLSEEEVREIVIATINETGFNTSKDMGKLMSAVMPKVKGKADGKIVNQVVRQSLN; encoded by the coding sequence ATGTCCCTCAAAGAGAGATTAACTAATGAATTAAAAGAAGCCATGAAAAACAAAGATACTGTAGGTAAAAATGTTATTACTATGATTCGCTCTGATATTAAACAAATGGAAGTAGATAAACGTATTGAAGCTTCTGATGAAGATATTATAGAAATAATATCACGTCAACTTAAGCAACGTAGAGATGCTAAAGAAGAGTTTCAAAATGGCAATAGACAAGATTTAGTTGAGCAATGCGAAAGTGAAATCGAAGTACTACTTAAATATCTACCTAAACAGTTGTCTGAAGAAGAAGTAAGAGAAATTGTAATAGCGACTATAAATGAAACTGGTTTTAATACCAGTAAAGATATGGGAAAATTAATGTCTGCAGTAATGCCTAAAGTAAAAGGTAAGGCTGACGGTAAAATAGTTAATCAAGTAGTTAGACAATCTTTAAACTAA
- the grpE gene encoding nucleotide exchange factor GrpE yields MFEENIKEDNQISVEEMDADSNLEAFQEEMKDQQEAESIENLKNLLKEKELESIDFQNRHQRLQADFINYKKRVEKEKSEIYQYGVEKLAIDLLNIIDGLERALDSQKDTTNSFTEGIQLILKQFLDILDKHGIKEIEALNKPFDLNLHHAVMKEESDVESNTVIEVYQKGYTIHSKVLRPAMVKVSA; encoded by the coding sequence ATGTTTGAGGAAAATATTAAAGAGGATAATCAGATATCAGTAGAAGAAATGGATGCTGATAGCAATTTAGAGGCTTTTCAAGAAGAGATGAAGGATCAACAGGAGGCAGAAAGTATTGAGAATCTAAAGAATTTACTTAAGGAAAAGGAATTAGAGAGTATAGATTTTCAAAATAGACATCAAAGGCTTCAGGCAGATTTCATAAACTATAAAAAAAGAGTTGAAAAAGAAAAAAGTGAAATATATCAATATGGAGTTGAAAAACTTGCTATTGATTTGTTAAATATTATTGACGGCTTAGAAAGGGCATTAGACTCACAAAAAGACACTACAAATAGCTTTACTGAAGGAATACAGTTAATATTAAAGCAGTTTTTAGATATATTAGATAAACATGGTATTAAGGAAATTGAGGCCTTAAATAAGCCCTTTGATTTAAATCTTCATCATGCAGTTATGAAAGAAGAGTCAGATGTAGAATCTAATACGGTTATAGAAGTGTATCAAAAGGGTTATACAATACATAGTAAAGTGTTAAGGCCTGCAATGGTTAAAGTATCAGCATAA
- a CDS encoding 16S rRNA (uracil(1498)-N(3))-methyltransferase, which translates to MNRFFVSPNQINRDKNEITIVDEDVKHISKVLRLYNGDEIEVSDGMEYVYIAEISDINKNEVLATIISSEKITTESNINITLFQSIPKSTKMDYIVQKATELGVKNIVPIISERTIVQFSNDKDAEKKRERWEKIVQEAAKQSKRGIVPNVEEPITFKKSIQRVNDYDLNLLAYEKESNIGLKKVIEKYSGVESIVNIGVWIGPEGGFDDKEISLLENIKVETITLGPRILRTETAGAALISALMYSLGDLGGTE; encoded by the coding sequence ATGAATAGATTTTTTGTTTCTCCTAATCAAATAAATAGGGATAAAAATGAAATAACAATTGTTGATGAGGATGTAAAACATATTTCTAAGGTTTTAAGGCTATATAACGGAGATGAAATTGAAGTTAGTGATGGTATGGAATACGTATATATTGCGGAAATTAGCGATATTAATAAAAATGAAGTTCTAGCTACTATTATAAGCAGTGAAAAGATTACAACTGAATCAAATATAAACATCACTCTATTCCAATCTATTCCTAAAAGTACAAAAATGGATTATATTGTACAAAAGGCTACAGAACTTGGAGTTAAGAATATTGTACCTATTATTTCTGAAAGAACTATAGTCCAGTTTAGTAATGATAAGGATGCTGAGAAGAAAAGAGAAAGATGGGAAAAAATCGTGCAAGAGGCTGCTAAGCAAAGTAAGCGAGGGATAGTGCCTAATGTTGAAGAGCCAATAACATTCAAAAAATCCATACAAAGAGTAAATGATTATGATTTAAACCTTTTAGCCTATGAAAAGGAATCTAATATAGGTTTAAAAAAGGTTATAGAGAAATATAGTGGAGTAGAGTCAATTGTAAATATAGGTGTTTGGATAGGCCCAGAGGGTGGGTTTGATGATAAGGAAATATCATTACTTGAAAATATTAAAGTTGAAACGATTACATTAGGGCCACGTATTTTAAGAACAGAAACTGCTGGTGCAGCTTTAATAAGTGCTTTAATGTATTCACTAGGAGATTTAGGAGGAACCGAATAA
- the prmA gene encoding 50S ribosomal protein L11 methyltransferase, with translation MKWIEVSIKTTTEAVDAVSNILYDAGVTGVVIIDPNDINFVSDEEKSWDYVDESLYNIGFEGALVKGYLSETADLKEKLKIIENLVAYLPNYGLDIGLGEVTTNIVDENDWANAWKQYYKTTRIGKNIVIKPTWEEYSPLSEDLVIDLDPGMAFGTGTHETTMMCIEGLEKAVKEDTTVFDIGCGSGILSIAAAKLGAKKVVAIDLDKVAVHVSIENVEKNEVSHIVEVKHGNLMDVITDKADIVVANIIADIIILLSRDIKNYLNNNGLFITSGIILDKINDVKDSLEENGLKVIEVNTKGEWAAITAKVEDEMNE, from the coding sequence TTGAAATGGATTGAAGTATCAATCAAAACTACTACAGAGGCAGTTGATGCAGTTTCTAATATTTTATATGACGCTGGTGTAACGGGTGTAGTAATTATTGACCCAAACGATATAAATTTTGTGAGTGATGAAGAAAAGAGCTGGGATTATGTAGATGAATCACTATATAATATAGGATTCGAAGGGGCTTTAGTAAAGGGTTACCTATCAGAGACTGCAGATCTTAAGGAAAAACTTAAAATCATTGAAAATCTTGTGGCATACTTACCTAATTACGGACTTGATATTGGGTTAGGAGAGGTAACTACTAATATTGTAGATGAAAATGATTGGGCAAATGCTTGGAAGCAGTATTATAAGACTACAAGAATTGGTAAAAATATAGTTATAAAACCGACTTGGGAGGAATATTCTCCACTGAGTGAAGATTTAGTAATAGATCTTGATCCAGGTATGGCTTTCGGTACAGGTACCCATGAAACAACTATGATGTGTATAGAAGGGCTTGAAAAAGCAGTTAAAGAAGATACTACAGTTTTTGATATTGGTTGTGGTAGCGGTATATTATCAATTGCTGCTGCAAAATTAGGTGCAAAAAAAGTTGTAGCAATAGATTTAGACAAGGTAGCGGTACATGTATCTATAGAAAATGTTGAAAAAAATGAAGTTTCACACATCGTAGAAGTTAAGCATGGTAATCTTATGGATGTTATAACTGACAAAGCTGATATAGTAGTTGCAAATATTATAGCTGATATTATTATTCTTTTAAGTAGGGATATTAAAAACTATCTAAACAATAATGGACTTTTTATAACTTCAGGAATTATATTAGACAAAATCAATGATGTTAAGGATAGCCTAGAAGAAAATGGACTTAAGGTTATAGAAGTGAACACAAAGGGTGAGTGGGCTGCAATAACAGCTAAAGTAGAGGATGAAATGAATGAATAG